One Desulfolucanica intricata genomic region harbors:
- a CDS encoding thioredoxin family protein — translation MSLFGKKNKNEKTTSCCCGGNCDAESMAKAESSKTEGASVKVLGSGCAKCNQLEAAAKAALQQLGMDTTIDHVTDFSQIAAYGIMTTPALVIDGKVVSYGKVLKTEEVIKILQKVR, via the coding sequence ATGTCACTGTTTGGAAAGAAAAACAAAAATGAAAAAACAACTTCATGCTGCTGTGGCGGCAATTGTGATGCGGAAAGCATGGCAAAAGCTGAAAGCTCAAAAACAGAGGGCGCAAGCGTAAAGGTTTTGGGCAGCGGCTGTGCTAAGTGCAATCAACTTGAAGCGGCTGCAAAAGCAGCTCTTCAGCAGCTCGGCATGGATACGACCATTGATCATGTAACCGACTTCTCACAAATCGCAGCTTATGGAATAATGACAACACCAGCCCTCGTTATCGATGGAAAGGTGGTTTCCTACGGTAAGGTTTTGAAAACCGAGGAGGTCATAAAGATTCTGCAGAAAGTCAGATAA
- a CDS encoding DUF2703 domain-containing protein, giving the protein MAKTWYPVINYLTCVDCGTCVVKCPHEVYDTEKAPSPVVKNPESCIDHCHDCGNRCPVGAITYVGDDTGWTPPNGEQTAEEPCCSCGCEATPEKKVIIEYLYLDLQTCDRCIGTDNVLDEVMLTLTPALELAGYEVEYKKIEMETAELAEQYRFLSSPTIRVNGQDICKSVAENSCGCCSDISGTEVDCRVFEYNGDSYEVPPKEMLAEAILNAVFGQVEIGCSCSKYELPENLKTFYVGKKSKSGCSCGGSCC; this is encoded by the coding sequence ATGGCAAAGACGTGGTATCCTGTTATTAATTATCTTACATGTGTTGATTGCGGCACCTGTGTGGTGAAGTGTCCCCACGAAGTATATGACACAGAAAAGGCGCCCTCTCCTGTCGTAAAAAATCCAGAATCCTGCATTGATCACTGCCACGACTGCGGCAACCGCTGCCCAGTCGGAGCGATTACTTATGTTGGCGATGACACCGGTTGGACGCCGCCGAATGGAGAACAAACTGCAGAAGAACCATGCTGTTCCTGCGGGTGTGAAGCGACGCCTGAAAAGAAAGTTATTATTGAGTATCTCTATCTTGATCTCCAAACCTGTGACCGTTGTATCGGAACCGACAACGTACTTGATGAAGTTATGCTGACGCTTACCCCCGCCCTTGAGCTTGCAGGTTACGAAGTCGAATACAAGAAAATTGAGATGGAAACAGCGGAGCTTGCCGAGCAGTATAGGTTTCTTTCCTCCCCTACGATCCGTGTGAATGGTCAGGACATCTGTAAATCGGTTGCAGAAAACAGCTGCGGCTGCTGCAGCGATATCAGCGGAACCGAAGTAGACTGCCGGGTGTTCGAATACAATGGGGATAGCTATGAAGTGCCCCCAAAAGAGATGCTTGCCGAAGCAATCCTAAATGCGGTATTTGGGCAGGTTGAAATTGGCTGTTCCTGCAGTAAATATGAACTGCCAGAGAATTTGAAGACCTTTTATGTAGGAAAGAAAAGCAAATCCGGATGCTCCTGCGGGGGCAGCTGTTGCTAA
- a CDS encoding ArsR/SmtB family transcription factor, whose amino-acid sequence MKTVYKEHAKVFKAFCDEKRLRILDLLCGGEKCACILLEQLDLGQSGLSYHMKILVESGIVESRQEGKWTHYKISEKGSDYAIALLKELTTPNTIIEDNNCCK is encoded by the coding sequence TTGAAAACAGTTTATAAGGAACACGCAAAAGTATTTAAGGCCTTTTGCGATGAAAAACGGCTACGAATACTAGATTTATTGTGTGGTGGGGAGAAATGTGCTTGCATTTTGCTGGAACAATTAGACTTAGGACAGTCAGGGCTATCCTACCATATGAAAATTTTAGTCGAGTCAGGTATTGTGGAGAGTCGCCAGGAAGGCAAATGGACACATTACAAAATTAGTGAAAAAGGTAGCGATTATGCTATAGCTCTCCTAAAAGAGCTAACAACGCCGAACACGATTATAGAAGATAATAATTGCTGCAAATGA
- a CDS encoding permease, producing MQVLKTIWDIFQKQILGMKWLNDLIESVLSALGLDTSNRWIGSIQFFIYDVVKITVLLCFLIFIISYIQSYFPPERSKKILGRFHGIVANSVAALLGTVTPFCSCSSIPLFIGFTSAGLPLGVTFSFLISSPMVDLGSLVLLMSIFGAKVAFLYVIFGLVIAVIGGTLIEKMHMEKHVESFILTAGSVDIESPDLTKKDRLIYAKEQTLSTFKKVFPYILIGVGIGAIIHNWIPKSWVVSLLGSNNPFGVTIATLIGVPMYADIFGTIPIAEALLFKGAQLGTVLSFMMAAITLSLPSMIMLRKAVKPKLLSLFIATCTIGIIIVGYLFNALQALII from the coding sequence ATGCAAGTGTTAAAAACAATCTGGGATATTTTCCAGAAGCAGATTCTCGGCATGAAATGGCTGAATGACTTAATTGAAAGTGTGTTATCTGCTTTGGGACTTGACACCTCCAATCGCTGGATCGGGAGCATTCAGTTTTTTATTTATGACGTTGTAAAAATTACAGTGTTGTTATGCTTCCTTATCTTTATAATCAGCTATATTCAAAGTTACTTCCCCCCGGAACGCAGCAAGAAGATATTAGGACGGTTTCACGGTATTGTGGCGAACTCTGTTGCAGCCCTTCTTGGTACGGTAACGCCATTTTGTTCCTGCTCATCCATTCCGCTATTTATAGGCTTTACATCCGCAGGTTTGCCGCTCGGAGTAACTTTTTCATTTTTGATTTCCTCGCCAATGGTAGACCTGGGTTCTCTTGTCCTGCTAATGAGTATATTTGGTGCAAAAGTCGCCTTTCTATATGTAATATTCGGTTTGGTAATTGCTGTGATCGGCGGCACTCTAATTGAGAAAATGCACATGGAAAAGCATGTTGAAAGCTTTATCTTGACGGCCGGAAGCGTTGATATTGAATCACCCGATCTCACTAAAAAAGACCGATTGATTTATGCAAAGGAACAGACGTTGTCTACCTTTAAAAAGGTTTTTCCATACATTCTGATCGGTGTGGGCATAGGTGCAATTATTCATAACTGGATTCCAAAGTCATGGGTGGTATCACTGCTTGGAAGCAATAACCCCTTCGGCGTAACCATAGCGACACTTATAGGCGTGCCGATGTATGCAGATATCTTTGGCACTATTCCGATTGCTGAAGCTCTGCTTTTTAAAGGAGCTCAGCTGGGTACTGTGTTGTCCTTTATGATGGCGGCGATCACACTGTCTTTGCCATCCATGATTATGCTCCGCAAGGCGGTTAAGCCAAAGCTGCTGTCATTATTCATTGCTACTTGTACGATTGGAATTATAATTGTAGGATATTTATTCAACGCTTTACAGGCGCTGATAATATAG